A single region of the Streptococcus macedonicus ACA-DC 198 genome encodes:
- a CDS encoding L-proline glycine betaine binding ABC transporter protein ProX/Osmotic adaptation, whose translation MKNKKVVSGVLLVVILVAIVGGIWAWHNNQPSEAQQSSTTIRVGSKDFTENLVIAEIYALALEDNGYNVKRVSNISSSLIHNSIVNDEIDLYPEYTGTGLLSVLGEDMETDPEKVYKTVKKEYEERFNLTWLDYASANDSQGLVIRTETANLLNIKTISDLQAHASELRFASQGEFDEREDGLPGLEKTYGTFNWKSSKVYDNSLKYSVLENDEADVTPAYTTEGQLVNTDEFTLLEDDKQFWPPYNLAPVVRDNILDDNPDIKTILNNISAKLDTETVTELNAKVDVDGQEYTDVAKEYYDSIKG comes from the coding sequence ATGAAAAATAAAAAGGTGGTTTCAGGAGTGTTATTGGTAGTCATTTTGGTGGCAATTGTTGGTGGAATTTGGGCGTGGCACAATAATCAACCTTCTGAAGCGCAGCAATCGTCAACTACTATTCGTGTGGGGTCGAAAGATTTTACGGAAAATCTAGTCATTGCTGAAATTTATGCGCTTGCGCTTGAGGACAATGGTTATAACGTTAAGCGTGTGTCAAATATTTCAAGTTCTTTGATTCATAATTCGATTGTCAATGATGAGATTGACTTATATCCAGAATATACAGGAACTGGTTTGCTGTCAGTTTTGGGTGAGGATATGGAAACAGACCCAGAGAAAGTTTATAAGACTGTTAAAAAAGAGTATGAGGAACGATTTAACCTGACTTGGCTTGATTACGCGTCAGCAAATGATAGCCAAGGTTTGGTTATTCGTACAGAAACTGCCAATTTACTTAACATCAAGACGATTTCTGATTTGCAAGCTCATGCTAGTGAACTGCGCTTTGCTTCACAAGGGGAATTTGATGAACGTGAAGATGGTTTACCAGGACTTGAAAAGACTTATGGTACCTTTAATTGGAAGTCTTCAAAGGTATATGACAATAGTTTGAAATACAGTGTGCTTGAAAATGATGAGGCGGATGTGACGCCAGCTTACACGACCGAAGGTCAGTTGGTCAATACGGATGAATTCACCTTATTGGAAGATGATAAACAATTTTGGCCACCTTATAATTTAGCGCCCGTTGTGCGAGATAATATTTTGGATGACAATCCAGATATTAAAACCATTTTAAATAATATTTCGGCAAAACTTGATACTGAAACAGTTACGGAACTTAATGCTAAAGTGGATGTTGACGGTCAAGAATATACAGATGTCGCAAAAGAATACTACGATAGCATAAAAGGTTAG
- a CDS encoding L-proline glycine betaine binding ABC transporter protein ProX/Osmotic adaptation — MLNDIAAYFADNGNTYLGYVWQHISLSFEALLTALIIALPLGYFSYEKPFVRQLSMLLTQGLRVIPSLGILFILIPFIGVGRLPALIALVILGIPPILLNTIVGFASVSENLLETALGLGMTRSQLLTKVQFPLALPHILNGIKLALVEIIASATLATYIGAGGLGTLIFTGLGLYRYDLLLIGGGSVAILSFLSMIIFDLSIKGVKHYEK, encoded by the coding sequence ATGTTAAATGATATAGCTGCATATTTTGCAGATAATGGAAATACTTATTTAGGATACGTTTGGCAACACATTAGCCTAAGTTTCGAAGCTTTGTTGACTGCTTTGATCATCGCTCTACCACTTGGTTATTTTTCTTATGAAAAGCCGTTTGTACGACAATTGTCAATGCTTTTGACGCAAGGGCTACGCGTTATTCCAAGCCTTGGAATACTATTTATTCTGATTCCATTCATTGGAGTGGGGCGCTTACCTGCATTGATTGCTTTAGTGATTTTGGGAATACCACCCATTTTATTAAATACGATTGTTGGGTTTGCGTCGGTTTCAGAAAATTTACTGGAAACAGCTTTGGGACTTGGAATGACAAGGTCGCAATTGTTAACAAAAGTCCAATTTCCGTTAGCTCTGCCACATATTTTAAATGGCATTAAATTGGCATTGGTGGAAATTATTGCTAGCGCAACCTTGGCGACCTATATTGGAGCAGGTGGACTTGGTACTTTGATTTTTACAGGATTAGGACTTTATCGTTATGACTTATTGCTAATTGGTGGTGGTTCGGTTGCGATATTGTCGTTCCTTAGTATGATTATTTTTGATTTAAGCATAAAAGGGGTAAAACATTATGAAAAATAA
- a CDS encoding Multidrug ABC exporter (DrugE2) family, ATP binding/membrane-spanning protein, whose protein sequence is MENKKKTSFYGRMKPYIRGLQLPFLLAVIGAIVSATITVIGPDKLKEITNIITKGLTPTATGMIPGIDLDKVGKIALTLAILYVISAVVGYIQSFTVATIVQRFSQRLRKAIQTKINKVPLSYFDSHSQGDTLSRVTNDVDLLGQSLNQSLGTLVTSTMLLIGSIFMMFHSNVSMALTAIGSVLIGFVLVMVIMGSSQPLFKRQQNNLAAINGYVEEIYSGHNVVTSYNAVGETSETFKKLNTNLYKSMWQSQFLSGIMMPLMIFVGNFGYVMVCVVGAIKVINGDITMGDVVAFMTYVRIFSQPLSQIAQAFTQMQSATAAMSRVFEFLEEDEMEDESDKERQLSDVNGEVTFDNVFFGYSKDKTIIHDFSAVAKPGQKVAIVGPTGAGKTTIVNLLMRFYEIDKGQITIDSVDTRLMTREEVHDQFSMVLQDTWLFEGTIKENLIYNQENITDEQVIAAAKAVGVHHFIMTLPKGYDTYLDDSVTLSIGQKQLLTIARALLKDSPLLILDEATSSVDTRTEELIQKAMDKLMEGRTSFVIAHRLSTIRNADLILVMKDGNIIEQGNHDDLMQQGGFYADLYNSQFEAA, encoded by the coding sequence ATGGAAAATAAGAAAAAAACATCTTTCTATGGCAGAATGAAGCCCTATATTAGAGGTCTCCAGCTTCCATTTCTTCTTGCAGTGATTGGAGCAATTGTTTCTGCGACGATTACGGTTATTGGACCTGATAAATTAAAAGAAATCACCAATATAATCACCAAAGGTTTGACACCAACGGCGACTGGTATGATTCCAGGAATCGACTTGGATAAAGTTGGTAAAATTGCATTAACTTTGGCAATTTTATACGTTATTTCAGCAGTAGTTGGTTATATTCAAAGCTTTACTGTAGCGACTATCGTTCAACGTTTTTCACAACGTTTACGTAAAGCTATTCAGACCAAAATTAACAAGGTTCCATTGAGTTACTTTGATAGTCATTCACAAGGAGATACCCTTTCTCGTGTGACAAATGACGTTGACTTGCTTGGTCAATCGCTTAACCAAAGTTTGGGAACTTTAGTGACATCAACCATGTTATTGATTGGTTCAATTTTCATGATGTTCCATTCAAATGTCAGCATGGCTTTAACAGCGATTGGGTCTGTTCTGATTGGTTTTGTTTTGGTTATGGTTATCATGGGCTCATCACAACCATTGTTCAAACGCCAACAAAATAACTTGGCTGCGATTAACGGTTATGTTGAAGAAATTTACTCTGGTCATAATGTGGTAACAAGTTATAACGCTGTTGGTGAAACAAGCGAAACCTTTAAAAAATTAAACACCAATCTTTATAAATCAATGTGGCAATCACAGTTCTTGTCAGGTATTATGATGCCGCTTATGATTTTCGTTGGGAACTTTGGTTATGTTATGGTCTGTGTGGTTGGTGCTATTAAAGTTATCAATGGTGATATTACCATGGGTGATGTGGTTGCCTTTATGACTTATGTTCGTATCTTCTCACAACCATTGTCACAAATTGCGCAAGCTTTCACACAAATGCAATCAGCAACAGCTGCCATGAGTCGTGTCTTTGAATTCCTTGAAGAAGATGAAATGGAAGACGAGTCTGACAAGGAACGTCAACTTAGTGATGTTAATGGTGAAGTTACCTTTGATAATGTTTTCTTTGGTTATTCTAAGGATAAAACAATTATCCATGATTTCTCCGCTGTAGCGAAACCTGGTCAGAAAGTTGCCATTGTTGGACCAACAGGTGCTGGTAAAACAACCATTGTTAACCTGCTCATGAGATTCTATGAAATCGATAAAGGTCAAATCACTATTGATAGTGTGGATACACGTTTGATGACACGTGAAGAAGTGCATGACCAATTCTCAATGGTGCTTCAAGATACGTGGTTGTTTGAAGGAACAATCAAAGAAAACTTGATTTACAATCAAGAAAATATTACAGATGAACAAGTTATTGCAGCGGCTAAGGCTGTTGGTGTTCATCACTTTATCATGACACTTCCAAAAGGTTATGACACTTATCTTGATGATTCTGTAACGCTTTCAATTGGTCAAAAACAACTCTTGACGATTGCGCGTGCTCTTTTGAAAGATTCACCGCTCCTTATTTTGGATGAAGCAACGTCATCAGTTGATACACGTACTGAAGAATTGATTCAAAAAGCCATGGATAAATTGATGGAAGGTCGTACATCATTTGTTATCGCTCACCGTTTGTCAACGATTAGAAACGCTGACCTTATCCTTGTGATGAAAGATGGTAACATCATCGAACAAGGCAATCACGATGATTTGATGCAACAAGGTGGCTTCTATGCTGACCTTTACAATTCACAATTTGAAGCAGCTTAA
- a CDS encoding Lipid A export ATP-binding/permease protein MsbA produces MLKILKRLTAKEVIMLIFAVLFVCLNVYLELKIPDYMSNITTLLSTEGTKVKDIFAWNFDAPGMRMVLLSLGSFAASVVVGFLAARIAASFSTRLRDDIFHSVLNFSDAEIKKFSIPSLLTRTTNDITQIQLVFTMGIQVITKGPIMAIWAITKIADKNHEWLLVLIVAVAVMFLMIMFLLMMVMPKQRMIQRLTDKLNSVTRESLTGIRVVRAYNAEDYQDAKFAQVNDNVTNLNLFIGRSMALLSPVMTGISSGMTLAIYWIGAHLIENIAIPTDPTKIASAMQDKVDLFSDMVVYSSYAMQVVIGLMMMIVVFFILPRAVVAAGRINEVLETKSSIEYPETNQAKPTEKGSVEFDNVSFRYSKNSEAVLEHVSFKAKAGDTIAFIGSTGSGKSTLVNLIPRFYDATEGTIKVDGIDVRQYDHDTLHKIVGYIPQKAVLFSGDIASNMDMGESNNSPLDDDKMWEALDLAQAKTFVEMKDGKLKAPVAQGGQNFSGGQKQRLAIARALARKPEIIIFDDSFSALDYKTDRILRSQLKERTADMTKLIVAQRISTIMDADQILVLDEGRVVGQGTHEELLANNDVYREIAYSQLSKEELENGK; encoded by the coding sequence ATGTTAAAAATTTTGAAACGCTTAACAGCAAAAGAAGTTATAATGCTTATTTTTGCTGTATTATTTGTGTGTTTGAATGTTTATCTTGAGTTGAAAATTCCAGATTATATGTCGAATATCACGACCTTGCTATCAACAGAAGGAACAAAAGTAAAAGATATTTTTGCTTGGAACTTTGATGCACCAGGTATGCGTATGGTCTTGCTTTCTTTGGGAAGCTTTGCAGCATCTGTTGTTGTCGGTTTCCTAGCTGCTCGTATTGCGGCAAGTTTTAGTACACGCCTACGTGATGATATTTTCCATAGTGTCTTGAATTTTTCAGATGCTGAAATCAAGAAATTTTCAATTCCTAGTCTTTTGACACGTACGACCAATGATATTACACAAATTCAATTGGTTTTCACAATGGGAATCCAAGTCATTACTAAAGGACCTATCATGGCAATTTGGGCAATAACCAAGATTGCTGATAAAAATCATGAATGGTTATTGGTTCTTATCGTCGCAGTTGCAGTTATGTTCTTGATGATTATGTTCTTGTTGATGATGGTGATGCCTAAGCAACGTATGATTCAAAGATTAACCGATAAATTGAACAGTGTTACGCGTGAATCATTGACAGGTATCCGTGTGGTGCGTGCATACAATGCCGAAGATTATCAAGATGCCAAATTTGCACAAGTCAATGATAATGTTACCAATCTTAACCTCTTTATTGGACGTTCAATGGCGTTGTTATCTCCAGTAATGACAGGAATTTCAAGCGGAATGACACTTGCTATTTATTGGATTGGAGCGCATTTGATTGAAAATATTGCCATTCCGACAGACCCAACGAAAATTGCTAGCGCTATGCAAGATAAAGTTGATTTGTTTTCAGATATGGTTGTTTATTCATCATATGCCATGCAAGTTGTTATAGGATTAATGATGATGATTGTCGTATTCTTCATTTTACCTCGTGCCGTTGTTGCTGCTGGGCGTATTAATGAAGTTCTTGAAACAAAATCTTCAATTGAATATCCAGAAACAAATCAAGCTAAACCAACTGAAAAAGGTTCTGTTGAATTTGACAATGTTTCATTCCGTTACAGCAAAAATTCTGAAGCTGTTTTGGAACACGTTTCCTTTAAAGCGAAAGCTGGAGACACGATTGCCTTTATCGGTTCAACTGGTTCTGGTAAATCAACGTTGGTGAACTTGATTCCACGTTTTTATGATGCGACAGAAGGAACGATTAAAGTCGATGGCATTGATGTTCGTCAATATGACCACGATACGCTTCATAAGATTGTTGGTTATATTCCGCAAAAAGCAGTGCTTTTTAGTGGGGATATCGCTTCAAATATGGATATGGGAGAAAGCAACAACTCGCCACTTGATGATGACAAGATGTGGGAAGCTCTTGATTTAGCTCAAGCTAAGACATTCGTTGAAATGAAAGACGGTAAGTTAAAAGCACCTGTTGCTCAAGGTGGTCAAAACTTCTCAGGTGGTCAAAAACAACGTTTGGCAATTGCGCGTGCTCTTGCTCGTAAGCCTGAAATTATCATCTTTGATGATTCGTTCTCAGCACTTGACTACAAGACTGACCGAATCCTTCGTTCACAGTTGAAAGAACGTACAGCTGATATGACAAAACTAATCGTGGCACAACGTATCTCAACGATTATGGACGCTGACCAAATTTTGGTCTTGGATGAAGGTAGAGTTGTTGGTCAAGGTACGCACGAAGAATTGCTCGCAAACAACGATGTTTATCGTGAAATTGCTTACTCACAACTATCTAAGGAGGAATTAGAAAATGGAAAATAA
- a CDS encoding Transcriptional regulator, MarR family yields MHKKDPFSQFRDFINLMENRVHALAESYGVENLAGPQGFAVLYLRDNPDKEIYIKDIEKRLRISKSVTSNLIKRMEKNGFIQVVSSKEDKRYKQVVLTELGKSKAQNIQDFHDEIHRQILAGVDHEDLKISFRVFNRILKNLENKE; encoded by the coding sequence ATGCACAAGAAAGATCCGTTTTCACAGTTTAGGGATTTTATCAATTTAATGGAAAATCGTGTCCATGCCCTTGCGGAAAGTTATGGTGTTGAAAATCTGGCTGGCCCACAGGGATTTGCGGTATTGTATCTTCGTGATAATCCCGATAAAGAAATTTATATCAAGGACATTGAGAAGAGACTAAGAATTTCAAAGTCAGTGACTAGTAATTTGATTAAGCGCATGGAGAAAAATGGTTTTATCCAAGTTGTTTCGTCGAAAGAAGATAAGCGTTATAAGCAAGTGGTGTTGACTGAACTTGGAAAATCAAAGGCTCAGAATATTCAAGATTTCCATGATGAAATTCATAGGCAAATCTTAGCTGGTGTTGACCATGAGGATCTCAAAATCTCGTTTCGCGTCTTTAACCGCATTTTGAAAAATTTAGAAAACAAGGAGTAA
- the def gene encoding Peptide deformylase: MIKQIVRDTFFLAQKSEEATKEDLYLAQDLQDTLVANRDNCVGMAANMIGVKKRAIIVNMGVADLVMFNPVLLNKSLPFDTKESCLSLTGARPTRRYQKIEVSFLDKNWNQQTLTLTGLPAQICQHELDHLEGIII; the protein is encoded by the coding sequence ATGATTAAACAGATTGTAAGAGACACATTTTTCTTGGCGCAAAAGTCAGAAGAAGCAACAAAAGAAGATTTATATTTGGCACAAGACTTGCAAGATACTTTAGTAGCAAACCGTGATAATTGTGTCGGCATGGCTGCTAATATGATTGGCGTTAAAAAGCGAGCAATTATTGTTAATATGGGGGTAGCAGATTTGGTGATGTTCAATCCAGTTTTGCTTAACAAATCACTTCCATTTGACACGAAAGAGTCTTGTTTATCATTGACAGGAGCACGACCAACACGTCGTTACCAGAAAATTGAAGTGTCTTTTTTAGACAAAAATTGGAACCAACAGACCTTAACTTTGACAGGTTTGCCAGCACAAATTTGCCAACACGAATTAGACCACTTGGAAGGTATTATCATTTAA
- the rimI gene encoding Acetyltransferase, GNAT family, whose product MLIVRSALASDAEAILAFCQQIGSETDNLSYGEEGLTISVADEEILLSEIQKSKTSHFLVGEEAGEIVGTCNCSAFRKKRLAHCAEIGIAVKKAYWNQGIGRQLLTRLIAEVQQSGLKVVSLEVRSDNDRAIHLYDSLGFQKI is encoded by the coding sequence ATGCTTATAGTGAGAAGTGCTTTGGCTAGTGATGCCGAGGCTATTTTGGCATTTTGCCAGCAGATTGGTTCAGAAACAGATAACTTGTCTTATGGAGAAGAAGGTTTGACTATTTCTGTTGCAGATGAGGAAATTTTATTAAGTGAGATTCAAAAATCTAAGACATCACATTTTTTAGTAGGCGAAGAGGCTGGTGAGATAGTAGGAACGTGTAATTGTAGTGCTTTTCGTAAAAAACGATTGGCGCATTGTGCAGAAATTGGTATCGCGGTGAAAAAAGCCTACTGGAACCAAGGGATTGGGCGTCAGCTATTAACGCGATTGATTGCAGAAGTGCAGCAATCAGGCTTAAAAGTCGTCTCACTTGAAGTTCGGTCTGATAACGACCGAGCGATTCATCTCTATGACAGTCTTGGTTTTCAAAAGATTTGA
- the gdh gene encoding NADP-specific glutamate dehydrogenase: MTTGKEYVAGVFDKVKAQNAHEPEFLQAVEEVFESLVPVFDKYPKYIEENLLERLVEPERIVSFRVPWVDDKGQVQVNRGFRVQFSSAIGPYKGGLRFHPSVNQSIIKFLGFEQIFKNSLTGQPIGGGKGGSNFDPKGKSDNEIMRFCQSFMTELSKHIGADTDVPAGDIGVGGREIGYLYGQYKRLRNEYTGVLTGKGLTYGGSLARTEATGYGAVYFAEQMLKARGENFNGKTAVVSGAGNVAIYAIEKLQSLGAKAVTCSDSSGFVYDPDGIDVDLLKEIKEVKRERIVKYAEARPNATYTPAGGEKTVWSIKADLAFPCATQNELDETDAETLVANGVLAVSEGANMPSTLGAIDVFLKAGVSFGPAKAANAGGVAVSALEMAQNSARTSWTFEEVDSKLYDIMKGIYENAAAAAKEFGQEGNLVVGANIAGFLKVAEAMSAQGIV, encoded by the coding sequence ATGACAACAGGTAAAGAGTATGTAGCTGGTGTCTTTGATAAAGTCAAAGCGCAAAATGCTCACGAACCAGAGTTTTTACAAGCAGTAGAAGAAGTATTTGAATCACTTGTTCCAGTGTTTGATAAATATCCAAAATACATTGAAGAAAATCTTCTCGAACGTTTGGTTGAACCAGAACGTATCGTTTCTTTCCGTGTTCCTTGGGTTGATGACAAAGGTCAAGTTCAAGTAAACCGCGGTTTCCGTGTTCAATTCTCATCTGCTATTGGACCTTACAAAGGTGGTCTTCGTTTCCACCCATCAGTAAACCAATCAATCATCAAATTCCTTGGTTTCGAACAAATCTTTAAAAACTCATTGACTGGTCAACCTATCGGTGGTGGTAAAGGTGGTTCAAACTTTGATCCTAAAGGTAAATCAGACAACGAAATTATGCGTTTCTGCCAAAGCTTTATGACAGAGTTGAGCAAACATATCGGTGCTGACACTGACGTTCCTGCTGGTGATATCGGTGTTGGTGGACGTGAAATCGGCTACCTTTACGGTCAATACAAACGCCTCCGCAATGAATACACAGGTGTTCTTACTGGTAAAGGACTTACTTACGGTGGTTCTCTTGCTCGTACAGAAGCAACTGGTTATGGTGCTGTTTACTTTGCAGAACAAATGCTTAAAGCTCGTGGTGAAAACTTTAACGGTAAGACAGCAGTTGTTTCAGGTGCTGGTAACGTTGCGATTTACGCTATTGAAAAATTGCAAAGCCTAGGTGCTAAAGCTGTGACATGTTCTGATTCATCTGGTTTTGTTTATGATCCAGACGGAATCGACGTTGACTTGTTGAAAGAAATCAAAGAAGTTAAACGTGAACGTATCGTGAAATATGCAGAAGCTCGTCCAAATGCAACTTACACACCTGCTGGTGGTGAAAAGACAGTTTGGTCTATCAAAGCTGACTTGGCTTTCCCATGTGCAACTCAAAATGAATTGGATGAAACAGATGCAGAAACACTTGTAGCTAATGGTGTTCTTGCTGTTTCAGAAGGTGCTAACATGCCTTCAACTTTGGGAGCTATTGATGTCTTCCTTAAAGCTGGTGTATCATTTGGTCCTGCCAAAGCAGCTAACGCTGGTGGTGTAGCTGTATCAGCTCTTGAGATGGCACAAAACAGCGCACGCACTTCATGGACATTTGAAGAAGTAGATAGCAAACTCTACGATATCATGAAAGGTATCTACGAAAATGCTGCCGCTGCTGCTAAAGAATTCGGTCAAGAAGGTAACCTCGTAGTAGGTGCCAACATCGCTGGTTTCCTTAAAGTTGCAGAAGCAATGTCAGCACAAGGCATCGTTTAA
- a CDS encoding Membrane protein, putative yields the protein MKRLSLWSSILALLIGIFLFVHPFTTTAMIGWTIALSVFMSGITSLLMYTNSVERSFWYLLQSILSIIFGIILLSSSAMSLSSAVITIAAYWILISGILRLIGGFQMRRAGFYDANRFLSSAVLAILLGLFLLLNPALSAIFIGRLTGLLLMAVGVSGIAFSFRI from the coding sequence ATGAAACGTTTATCACTATGGTCAAGTATTCTGGCACTACTTATTGGCATTTTTCTTTTTGTGCACCCTTTTACCACGACTGCAATGATTGGTTGGACAATCGCTTTATCAGTTTTTATGTCTGGAATCACCAGCCTTTTGATGTATACCAACAGTGTCGAGCGATCATTTTGGTATTTGTTGCAAAGTATTTTATCGATTATTTTTGGAATTATTCTCCTATCAAGCTCAGCCATGTCTTTATCAAGTGCTGTTATCACGATTGCTGCTTATTGGATTCTTATTAGCGGTATCCTTCGTTTAATTGGTGGCTTCCAAATGCGAAGAGCAGGTTTTTACGACGCTAATCGTTTCCTAAGCTCTGCGGTCCTTGCCATTCTTCTAGGGCTTTTCCTCTTATTGAATCCTGCACTTTCAGCTATTTTTATTGGGCGTCTAACAGGATTACTTTTAATGGCAGTTGGTGTTTCAGGAATCGCTTTTTCATTCCGTATTTAA
- the queF gene encoding NADPH dependent preQ0 reductase: MTRTDEMKDLTLLGNQKTTYTYEYDPSILESFDNRHVDNDYFIKFNCPEFTSLCPITGQPDFATIYISYIPDKLCVESKSLKLYLFSYRNHGDFHENCINTIGKDLIDLLQPRYLEVWGKFTPRGGLSIDPYFNYGKPNTKYEKMADYRLMNHDLYPEIIDNR, encoded by the coding sequence ATGACTAGAACAGATGAAATGAAAGATTTGACCCTTTTGGGAAATCAAAAGACGACTTACACTTACGAATACGACCCAAGTATTCTGGAATCATTTGATAATCGTCATGTTGACAATGATTACTTTATCAAATTCAATTGTCCAGAGTTTACATCACTTTGTCCGATTACTGGGCAACCAGATTTTGCGACGATTTATATTTCTTATATTCCAGATAAACTTTGCGTGGAATCAAAATCATTGAAACTTTACCTTTTCAGCTACCGTAATCACGGTGATTTTCATGAAAATTGCATTAATACGATTGGTAAAGATTTGATTGACTTGCTTCAGCCACGCTATCTTGAAGTCTGGGGAAAATTCACACCACGTGGTGGCTTATCAATTGACCCATATTTTAATTACGGAAAACCAAATACCAAGTATGAAAAAATGGCAGATTATCGCCTAATGAACCACGACTTGTACCCAGAAATCATTGATAATCGTTAA
- the queE gene encoding Queuosine Biosynthesis QueE Radical SAM produces MTKRQLTLPILEIFGPTFQGEGREIGQKTMFVRTGGCDYHCDWCDSAFTWDGSEKPKRMTVDEVIEQLDQLGTYNHVTLSGGNPCLLANNMAELVAKLKALGVTLAIETQGSRWQTWLKDIDQVTLSPKPPSSKMTVNFETLDFIVSQLKKDQMTFKIPVFDDADLAFAKMIQKRYQPDVLYLSAGNPEPHANGNIVEHQLDRLRQLWETVAADPEWQSVRVLPQLHTLLYDNQRGV; encoded by the coding sequence ATGACTAAACGTCAGTTAACCCTTCCGATTCTTGAAATTTTTGGTCCAACTTTTCAAGGTGAAGGCAGAGAGATTGGGCAAAAGACCATGTTTGTGAGAACGGGTGGCTGTGACTATCATTGCGATTGGTGTGATTCTGCCTTTACTTGGGATGGTTCGGAAAAGCCTAAGCGAATGACTGTTGATGAAGTGATTGAGCAGCTTGACCAATTGGGAACCTACAATCATGTGACTTTATCAGGTGGCAATCCATGTTTATTAGCGAATAATATGGCAGAACTTGTTGCCAAATTAAAAGCGCTCGGGGTGACCTTAGCTATTGAAACGCAAGGCTCGCGCTGGCAAACGTGGCTAAAGGACATTGACCAAGTAACGCTTAGTCCCAAGCCACCGTCAAGTAAGATGACAGTTAATTTTGAAACGCTTGATTTTATTGTTTCGCAATTAAAAAAAGACCAAATGACCTTTAAAATTCCAGTTTTTGATGATGCAGATTTGGCATTTGCTAAAATGATTCAAAAACGTTATCAGCCTGATGTTTTGTATTTATCAGCTGGTAATCCAGAACCGCACGCCAACGGTAACATCGTGGAGCACCAGCTCGACCGTTTGCGACAACTATGGGAGACAGTAGCAGCTGACCCAGAATGGCAAAGCGTGCGCGTGTTGCCACAATTACACACGCTTTTATATGACAACCAACGTGGTGTTTAA
- the queD gene encoding Queuosine biosynthesis QueD, PTPS-I, with product MFEIPKELKVPTGESLVYCPRRVMVSKEFTFDAAHHLFNYDGKCKALHGHTYRLQIAVSGLLDDRGMAVDFGDLKQIYKKHLEPSLDHHYLNESLPYMNTTAENMVYWIFKQVAQYLPKEREIRVEYIRLYETPTSFAEFRREWEIDD from the coding sequence ATGTTTGAAATACCAAAAGAGCTAAAAGTCCCAACGGGTGAATCCTTGGTTTATTGCCCACGTCGTGTCATGGTTTCAAAAGAATTCACCTTTGATGCGGCACACCATTTGTTCAATTATGATGGTAAATGTAAGGCTTTGCATGGGCATACTTATCGTTTGCAAATTGCGGTTTCTGGACTGCTTGATGACCGTGGTATGGCAGTTGATTTTGGCGACCTCAAACAGATTTACAAAAAACATTTGGAACCAAGTTTAGACCACCATTACCTCAATGAAAGCCTGCCCTATATGAACACCACAGCAGAAAATATGGTTTACTGGATTTTTAAGCAAGTCGCGCAGTATTTGCCAAAAGAACGTGAGATTCGTGTAGAATATATCCGCTTGTATGAAACGCCGACATCATTTGCGGAATTTAGAAGGGAGTGGGAGATTGATGACTAA